The following are from one region of the Arcobacter defluvii genome:
- a CDS encoding dehypoxanthine futalosine cyclase has translation MVKKIEVDLKKRLTNEEALDLIRNASLLELGEMASSKKAELHPEKLTTFIVDRNINYTNVCWVDCKFCAFFRHGKDEDSYVLKFEEIDEKIEELLAIGGTQILFQGGVHPKLKIDYYEELVNHIHSKYPQITIHGFSAIEIDFIARISKISKLEVLKRLQAKGLSSIPGAGAEILSDRVRDIIAPKKMDTQEWLEVHRLAHSIGMKTTATMMFGTVETDEEIIEHWEHLRKLQDETGGFRAFIMWSFQGQNTKLLEEHPEIKPQSSNRYLRLLAVSRLYLDNFRNMQSSWVTQGSYIGQLALKFGANDLGSTMMEENVVKAAGAANRMNQDEMIRLIKDIGENPAKRNTAYEILERF, from the coding sequence ATGGTAAAAAAAATAGAAGTTGATTTAAAAAAACGACTTACAAATGAAGAAGCACTTGATTTAATAAGAAATGCTTCACTTTTAGAATTAGGAGAAATGGCAAGTAGCAAAAAAGCTGAATTGCATCCTGAAAAATTAACAACATTTATAGTTGATAGAAATATTAACTATACAAATGTTTGTTGGGTAGATTGTAAATTTTGTGCCTTTTTTAGACACGGAAAAGATGAAGATTCTTATGTTTTAAAATTTGAAGAGATTGATGAAAAAATAGAAGAGTTATTAGCTATTGGTGGAACGCAAATCCTTTTCCAAGGTGGTGTTCATCCAAAACTAAAAATCGATTATTATGAAGAGTTAGTAAATCATATTCATTCAAAATATCCACAAATCACAATTCATGGATTTTCTGCTATTGAGATTGATTTTATAGCAAGAATTTCAAAAATTTCAAAACTCGAAGTTCTAAAAAGACTACAAGCAAAAGGTTTAAGTTCAATTCCAGGAGCTGGTGCTGAAATTTTATCTGATAGAGTAAGAGATATAATTGCACCAAAAAAAATGGATACACAAGAGTGGTTAGAAGTTCATAGACTTGCCCATTCAATTGGTATGAAAACAACTGCAACTATGATGTTTGGTACAGTTGAAACTGATGAAGAGATAATCGAGCATTGGGAACATTTACGAAAACTTCAAGATGAAACAGGTGGTTTTAGAGCATTTATCATGTGGTCATTTCAAGGTCAGAATACTAAATTATTAGAAGAACACCCAGAAATCAAACCTCAATCTTCAAATAGATATTTAAGATTATTAGCTGTTTCAAGATTATATTTAGACAATTTTAGAAATATGCAAAGTTCTTGGGTAACACAAGGCTCTTATATTGGTCAGTTAGCACTTAAATTTGGTGCAAATGATTTAGGAAGTACAATGATGGAAGAAAACGTTGTAAAAGCAGCTGGTGCAGCAAATAGAATGAATCAAGATGAAATGATTAGATTGATAAAAGATATTGGTGAAAATCCAGCAAAAAGAAATACAGCTTACGAGATTTTAGAAAGGTTCTAA
- a CDS encoding M16 family metallopeptidase: MSATIKHINIKGVEIPVIFEEQKSLPILNLQLVFKNSGYIQDKNKSGLANLSSKLLNEGTKELGATKFAQELDENAISLNTSNGFETFVMELSSLKEEASKAILLLNDLLKSPNFTDDTLTKLKTIQVGSLKRKENDFDYVAQNQLKSILFKNTALQNPSSGTIESISKIELKDIENFLDKTLCLENLIIVAGGDFSLNEFENLIKPILETLKVGTTQEAKKVDFISKKEEKTLIKDTEQAYIYFGSSFNVDSKDEENYKAKVASFILGGSGFGSRLMEEIRVKRGLAYSAYGSISINKSHTYFNGYLQTKNESANEAQKLVSQIIADFVEKGVTKEELEAAKNFLTGSEPLRSETLSQRLNRAFTLYYRGLEPDYSKKELEKIQTLELADLNKYIKSHNEINNLTFSIVRK, translated from the coding sequence ATGAGTGCTACAATTAAGCATATTAATATAAAAGGTGTTGAAATACCAGTAATTTTTGAAGAACAAAAAAGTTTACCAATTCTAAATCTACAACTTGTTTTTAAAAATTCTGGTTATATTCAAGATAAAAATAAAAGTGGTTTAGCTAATCTTTCTTCAAAGCTTTTAAATGAAGGAACAAAAGAGTTAGGTGCAACAAAATTTGCACAAGAACTTGATGAAAATGCAATTAGTTTAAACACTTCAAATGGGTTTGAAACATTTGTTATGGAATTATCAAGTTTAAAAGAAGAAGCATCAAAAGCCATTTTACTTTTAAATGATTTATTAAAATCACCAAATTTTACAGATGATACATTGACAAAGTTAAAAACTATTCAAGTTGGAAGTTTAAAAAGAAAAGAAAATGATTTTGATTATGTTGCACAAAATCAATTAAAATCAATTCTTTTTAAAAATACAGCTTTACAAAATCCTTCTTCTGGAACAATAGAGTCTATTTCTAAAATAGAATTAAAAGATATAGAAAATTTTTTAGATAAAACTTTATGTTTAGAGAATCTAATTATAGTTGCTGGAGGAGATTTTAGTTTAAATGAATTTGAAAATTTAATAAAACCTATTTTAGAAACTTTAAAAGTTGGAACAACTCAAGAAGCAAAAAAAGTTGATTTTATATCTAAAAAAGAGGAAAAAACTCTAATAAAAGATACAGAACAAGCTTATATTTATTTTGGAAGTTCATTTAATGTAGATTCTAAAGATGAAGAAAACTACAAAGCCAAAGTTGCATCATTTATATTAGGTGGTTCAGGTTTTGGTTCAAGATTAATGGAAGAAATTAGAGTAAAAAGAGGTTTAGCCTATAGTGCATATGGTTCAATCTCTATAAATAAATCGCACACATATTTTAATGGTTATTTACAAACTAAAAATGAAAGTGCAAACGAAGCACAAAAATTAGTTTCTCAAATTATTGCTGATTTCGTTGAAAAAGGTGTAACAAAAGAGGAATTAGAAGCGGCTAAAAACTTTTTAACAGGAAGTGAACCACTAAGAAGTGAAACTTTATCTCAAAGATTAAATAGAGCTTTTACTTTATATTATAGAGGTTTAGAGCCTGATTATTCAAAAAAAGAGCTAGAAAAAATTCAAACTTTAGAGCTAGCTGATTTAAATAAATATATAAAATCTCATAATGAGATAAATAATTTAACATTTTCAATTGTAAGGAAATAA
- the gltX gene encoding glutamate--tRNA ligase: MLRFAPSPTGDMHIGNLRVAIFNYIVSKQLNEDLIIRIEDTDLERNIEGKDKEILEILGLFSIEYKSLFYQSANLKYHQKMALQLMTQKKAFACFCSDDKLDELREEAKKEGKPFRYDGFCENLSDETVLNTNAPFTVRIKKPEHNIKFTDLLKGDFDYAPFDIDSFIILRQDKTPTYNYACAVDDMLMDISVVIRGEDHVSNTPKQIHVRNSLGYEKEIKYVHLPIILNAQTGKKMSKRDDASSVKWLIEQGFLPSAIANYLVLMGNKTPTEIFTLEEAIEWFKIENVSKSSAKFDIDKLRFINRKHIELLDEMRLSKILGFADADIGKLGKIFLEEASTIKEIKEKIEPIFTPKNSCEGFEEEFSKLKECLQKAPFFEDYEELKKYVMEQTGLKGKNLFKPLRYILTGVDNGPNISDIYPLVKNYLGEIIK, from the coding sequence TTGTTAAGATTTGCCCCAAGTCCAACAGGAGATATGCATATTGGTAACCTTAGAGTTGCTATTTTTAATTATATTGTATCAAAACAATTAAATGAAGATTTAATTATTAGAATTGAAGATACAGACCTTGAGCGAAATATAGAAGGTAAAGATAAAGAAATTTTAGAAATATTAGGTCTTTTTTCTATTGAATATAAATCACTTTTTTATCAAAGTGCAAATTTAAAATATCATCAAAAAATGGCTTTACAACTAATGACTCAAAAAAAGGCATTTGCATGTTTTTGTAGTGATGATAAGCTTGATGAACTAAGAGAAGAAGCAAAAAAAGAAGGAAAACCTTTCAGATATGATGGTTTTTGTGAAAATTTATCTGATGAAACAGTTTTAAATACAAATGCTCCTTTTACAGTAAGAATTAAAAAACCAGAGCACAATATCAAATTTACAGACCTTTTAAAAGGTGATTTTGATTATGCACCATTTGATATTGATTCATTCATTATTTTAAGACAAGATAAAACTCCAACATACAACTATGCTTGTGCTGTTGATGATATGTTAATGGATATTTCTGTTGTAATTCGTGGTGAAGACCATGTTTCAAATACTCCAAAACAAATTCATGTAAGAAACTCTTTAGGATATGAAAAAGAGATAAAATATGTTCATTTACCAATTATTTTAAATGCTCAAACTGGTAAAAAAATGAGTAAAAGAGATGATGCAAGTAGCGTTAAATGGTTAATTGAACAAGGTTTTTTACCAAGTGCAATTGCTAATTATTTAGTTTTAATGGGGAATAAAACTCCAACTGAGATTTTTACACTAGAAGAAGCAATAGAATGGTTTAAAATTGAAAATGTATCAAAAAGTTCTGCAAAATTTGATATTGATAAATTAAGATTTATTAATAGAAAACATATTGAACTACTTGATGAAATGAGATTATCAAAAATTTTAGGTTTTGCTGATGCAGATATAGGAAAACTAGGAAAAATTTTCTTAGAAGAAGCTAGTACAATAAAAGAGATAAAAGAAAAAATTGAACCTATTTTTACACCTAAAAACTCTTGTGAAGGTTTTGAAGAAGAATTTTCAAAATTAAAAGAGTGTTTACAAAAAGCACCATTTTTTGAAGACTATGAAGAGTTAAAAAAATATGTGATGGAACAAACAGGATTAAAAGGTAAAAATCTATTTAAACCATTAAGATATATTTTAACAGGTGTTGATAATGGTCCAAATATTTCGGATATTTATCCTTTAGTTAAAAATTATTTAGGAGAAATCATAAAATGA
- a CDS encoding YggT family protein has protein sequence MIDALLNSIFTVVLTIIFLYKWIIIISAILSWIRPDPYNPIVQMLYRLTEPAYAFVRRYIPTVVGGMDLAPLILIFALIFLETFLKSLAF, from the coding sequence ATGATTGATGCCTTATTAAACTCTATTTTTACAGTAGTTTTAACTATTATATTTTTATATAAATGGATTATCATTATTTCAGCTATCTTAAGTTGGATACGACCAGATCCTTATAATCCAATTGTTCAAATGCTTTATAGATTAACAGAACCTGCTTATGCATTTGTAAGAAGATATATCCCAACTGTAGTTGGTGGAATGGATTTAGCTCCACTTATTTTAATTTTTGCATTAATTTTTTTAGAGACATTTTTAAAAAGTTTAGCTTTTTAA
- a CDS encoding lytic transglycosylase domain-containing protein — protein sequence MKKQLFSLTATILLNLSISANEISTTDFLQKDFKVTLDWLEQKPKSYAKDFFILQYLNQDNLSFENAKIAYEMGNGTNATLKKVFNDKYKKTAPIDLKCYRATIEELKDEDSKCIALGLSLKEALQLSKKDLEFFINKLDPYPTLKYDLKIIASDDIYTNLINSDIKRFSRFFFDLGSNFRIKVLNKKLPPELINKLSKEKDFERFLRYVVYDKNLNNLQKSLFILKDDKSLTSSTNFLLGINAVNNNDAKIAYNFFFNSFNKAYLRIDKDKALFWLYLVTQNNSFLQELSKSWDNNIYTLYAKELLDIKPDNLIYTVDLKNTKSSFDIYDAFKWMEVVEDTKKNLDDTKLQKYYDIFTDEDTLPHLTFVLERYNKYKTQYYITPFRNIIKNYDVYKQVMIYSIARQESHFIPSSISFSSAQGVMQIMPFLSLDISKKLNENYNIYEQFIPNKNIQYGSFHLDTLMKQFDNNPLFIAYAYNGGAGYTRSQLKKGLFKEKGKFEPFLSMEMISFNETREYGKKVLANYYIYNNYLNSENKISLSTIFESLVSPY from the coding sequence ATGAAAAAACAACTTTTTAGCTTAACTGCTACTATATTATTAAATTTATCTATTAGTGCTAATGAAATTAGCACTACGGATTTCTTACAAAAAGATTTTAAAGTTACTTTAGATTGGCTTGAACAAAAACCTAAATCTTATGCAAAAGATTTTTTTATTTTACAATATCTAAATCAAGACAATTTATCTTTTGAAAATGCGAAAATTGCTTATGAAATGGGCAATGGAACAAATGCTACACTAAAAAAAGTTTTTAATGATAAATATAAAAAAACAGCTCCAATAGATTTAAAATGTTATAGAGCAACTATAGAAGAACTAAAAGATGAAGATTCAAAGTGTATAGCACTTGGTTTATCTTTGAAAGAAGCTTTACAATTATCTAAAAAAGATTTAGAATTTTTTATTAATAAACTTGACCCTTATCCTACTTTAAAATATGATTTAAAAATTATCGCATCAGATGATATTTACACTAATTTAATAAATAGTGATATAAAAAGATTTTCAAGATTCTTTTTTGACTTAGGTAGTAATTTTAGAATAAAAGTTTTAAATAAAAAGTTACCTCCTGAGTTAATAAATAAATTATCTAAAGAAAAAGATTTTGAAAGATTTTTAAGATATGTTGTTTATGATAAAAATCTTAATAATCTTCAAAAATCACTTTTTATTTTAAAAGATGATAAGAGTTTGACATCAAGTACAAATTTTTTACTTGGAATTAATGCAGTAAACAATAATGATGCAAAAATTGCATATAACTTCTTTTTTAATTCATTTAATAAAGCATACTTAAGAATTGATAAAGACAAAGCTTTATTCTGGTTATATTTAGTAACACAAAACAACTCTTTTTTACAAGAATTATCAAAAAGTTGGGATAATAATATTTATACTTTATACGCAAAAGAATTATTAGATATAAAACCAGATAACTTAATCTATACTGTTGATTTAAAAAATACAAAAAGTTCTTTTGATATTTATGATGCTTTTAAATGGATGGAAGTAGTTGAAGATACTAAAAAAAATTTAGATGATACTAAACTACAAAAATATTATGATATTTTCACAGATGAAGATACCCTCCCCCATTTAACTTTTGTTTTAGAAAGATATAATAAATATAAAACTCAATATTATATAACTCCATTTAGAAATATTATAAAAAATTATGATGTATATAAACAAGTTATGATTTATTCAATAGCAAGACAAGAGAGCCATTTCATTCCATCTTCTATATCTTTTTCTTCAGCTCAAGGAGTAATGCAGATTATGCCTTTTTTATCACTTGATATTTCAAAAAAATTAAATGAAAATTATAATATCTATGAACAATTTATTCCAAATAAAAATATTCAATATGGAAGCTTTCATTTAGATACTTTAATGAAACAATTTGACAATAATCCTTTATTTATTGCTTATGCTTATAATGGTGGAGCTGGTTATACAAGAAGCCAATTAAAAAAAGGACTTTTTAAAGAAAAAGGCAAATTTGAGCCATTTTTAAGTATGGAAATGATTTCATTTAATGAGACAAGAGAATATGGAAAAAAAGTTTTAGCTAATTATTATATTTATAATAATTATTTAAATAGTGAAAATAAAATTTCACTATCTACTATTTTTGAAAGTCTAGTATCCCCTTACTAG
- a CDS encoding PLDc N-terminal domain-containing protein produces MNKIINKKIKLNGKLRSSLRKKSPEVTYSNIINSGYIEVKEKYKPKILFIQIILNSLLLAVALYFEILLFIIIFALNYIIIWLYSFISIMKDTFKKRSNKLFWITLLLFVPFSAFVYPDFKKVQIVKE; encoded by the coding sequence ATGAATAAAATTATAAATAAAAAAATTAAGTTAAATGGCAAGTTAAGAAGCAGTTTAAGAAAAAAATCTCCCGAAGTTACTTATTCAAATATAATAAATTCTGGATATATAGAAGTAAAAGAAAAATATAAACCCAAAATTTTATTTATTCAAATTATTTTAAATTCTTTATTATTAGCTGTTGCATTATATTTTGAAATATTATTATTTATTATTATTTTCGCGTTAAATTATATAATCATTTGGTTATATTCATTTATTTCTATAATGAAAGATACATTTAAAAAAAGAAGCAACAAATTATTTTGGATAACGCTCTTGTTATTTGTACCTTTTAGTGCTTTTGTTTATCCTGATTTTAAAAAAGTACAAATTGTTAAAGAGTAA
- the mobB gene encoding molybdopterin-guanine dinucleotide biosynthesis protein B: MNKKRLVVAFSGPSNSGKTTAIVKVASILQDQGFKVCIVKHDPKDKAMFDREGKDSFKFSQTGADVAVISPNKTTLFKKSTSTIDELIELFEDFDYLLVEGLKTLELPRISIFRDRLDESYFNVTDAIACDETIDENDIPNNIEKLDLNNPEDLISWINKNAKRV; encoded by the coding sequence ATGAATAAAAAAAGATTAGTAGTAGCCTTTTCAGGACCATCAAATAGTGGTAAAACAACAGCCATTGTAAAAGTTGCAAGTATCCTTCAAGATCAGGGTTTTAAAGTATGTATTGTAAAACACGATCCAAAAGATAAAGCAATGTTTGATAGAGAAGGAAAAGATTCCTTTAAATTTTCTCAAACAGGTGCTGATGTTGCTGTTATTAGTCCAAATAAAACAACTTTATTTAAAAAATCTACATCTACAATTGATGAATTAATAGAACTTTTTGAAGATTTTGATTATTTATTAGTTGAAGGATTAAAAACTTTAGAACTTCCTAGAATTTCAATTTTTAGAGATAGATTAGATGAGAGTTATTTTAATGTTACTGATGCAATTGCATGTGATGAAACTATTGATGAAAATGATATTCCAAACAATATTGAAAAATTAGATTTAAATAATCCAGAAGATTTAATCTCTTGGATAAATAAAAATGCAAAAAGAGTGTAA
- a CDS encoding class 1 fructose-bisphosphatase, with amino-acid sequence MQEIIKAIEESAIKIKYLIETGDTGKSESENSTGDTQLKLDIESDEIIEDIFKKIPSIKAIVSEEQEAIVNLHENGKYLIAYDPLDGSSLVDVNLSVGSIFGIYENEFNAKNIVASVYVVFGPRVEMVVTTTDVKMYRLLNGEFKFIQNIKLNEKGKLNAPGSTQNCWAPFHKQLIDDIFNDGYRLRYSGGMVPDLHQILLKGGGLFSYPGTSDRPKGKLRQLFEVFPFALAYEKAGGQAVDGFKRVLEVQTSHIHDTTPCFFGSNTEIKRVLEVYSKNV; translated from the coding sequence ATGCAAGAAATAATTAAAGCAATTGAAGAATCAGCTATAAAAATAAAATATTTAATTGAAACTGGTGATACAGGGAAAAGTGAATCTGAAAATTCAACTGGTGATACTCAATTAAAACTTGATATTGAAAGTGATGAGATTATTGAAGATATTTTCAAAAAAATTCCAAGTATTAAAGCAATAGTTAGTGAAGAGCAAGAAGCAATAGTTAATTTACATGAAAATGGTAAGTATTTAATTGCTTATGATCCACTTGATGGTTCATCTTTAGTTGACGTAAATCTTTCAGTTGGTTCAATTTTTGGTATTTATGAAAATGAATTTAATGCAAAAAATATAGTTGCTTCTGTTTATGTTGTATTTGGTCCAAGAGTTGAAATGGTTGTAACTACAACTGATGTAAAAATGTATAGACTATTAAATGGTGAATTTAAATTTATTCAAAATATTAAACTAAATGAAAAAGGTAAATTAAATGCTCCTGGATCTACTCAAAACTGTTGGGCACCATTTCATAAACAATTAATTGATGATATTTTCAATGATGGTTATAGATTAAGATATTCTGGGGGTATGGTTCCAGATCTTCATCAAATATTACTAAAAGGTGGAGGATTATTCTCATATCCAGGAACAAGTGATAGACCCAAAGGGAAATTAAGACAATTATTTGAAGTTTTCCCATTTGCATTAGCTTATGAAAAAGCTGGTGGGCAAGCTGTAGATGGATTTAAAAGAGTTTTAGAAGTGCAAACTTCACATATTCATGACACAACTCCATGTTTTTTTGGTTCAAATACTGAAATAAAAAGAGTTTTAGAAGTTTATAGTAAAAATGTCTGA